One Ostrea edulis chromosome 6, xbOstEdul1.1, whole genome shotgun sequence genomic window, TGCACATGGGGGTGGTTCTCAGTGCTTTCCCATTAAACTGATACTCGACACGATCGTACTCGGGGTGATACACTAAGATCTGGTTGTTCCCCTCGTCGTTAGGATTCCCTAACTCACTCCATACTTTCCACAGGGTTCTCCTTAAGGCTgcgttgatttcattgattaacgCCAAAGGTTGTGTATAAGCTCCGGGTCGGAAGTGAATGCGAATGATATCGAAGGGAAATAAACTATCCCCTCCCGCAAAGAGATGGGACCATGGCGTCAGATCCCAGGGGACCACCACCTCACACCTGGCCATCGTGACTTTACCCATATTCTCTGTCTTAAATCTTTCCCATTTATAAGTGTTGGGATCTTGGACATGTTTCGTATACGGATCTGGAATGAGAACGTCCACATAAGCCTCGCTATCCGATACGTTTTGTAAATTGGCCGAGTACATCATTTCGGTCAATCCGACTTCCCATGCTCCATCCGTTAAGTCCATGGTGTGTGGCAATAACGTTTTAAATTGAGCAGTCGTATTCGTCGGAAACGATTCCATCGAACCATCACTCAACAGTAAAACCCTTCTCCTCCAGCCATGATGTCTTAAATGAGCCCCTGTCTCTGTTTCCTTCTCTATTTATACacaacaccgttttgttttttcacaattttttatttgaaacaacatacaatataatgttaatacacaattttacatgtcattCTTCTTGATCGCGGCCACCACCACCCCACATCAACGCATCCGAGTCTTCCAACTCTAGTGTTCGTCTCGGGACTAAGCGTCGTCGCATCACCAGATAGTGTCGGGTTCCCCAGCAATCGGCTACATCATAACCTTCATTGATCATGTCTTTGAAATGTCGGAGACAGTCCTCGGAATGGTCAAACCAAGGACTCTCATTTAAGGTCCAATCGGATTCGTCTTGTCGTCCCATCAATCCCCAGAAGGCTTTGACTTTCCAGCGAAACTCTTGATACTTGGTCTTCATGATAAAGGCTGACCATCCGTGAGGTATCAGTATACGTTTGTACAAGTACACAGGATGCGTGGAcgttttgtgttgtttacaatgcatcAAACACATCTGCTTATCCGCAAACCATGCCGTTTTCTTTCCCTCTTGTTTCCAGGCGTACTGTGTGTTAGCCATGGTGAACTGATGAATCTGAAGAAGATCGTTCCTGTTTTATACTCGGGCTCGCTAACGTCATTTGTGGACTAGGCATGACGTAGCCCACCAAAGAACTTAAGGTCACCATCCAAAAATCGCGATTGGGATCGCCTAAGGCTAACATGACGACCGAAGTGATAATGATGGTTAAACACAGgaataattgtgcaaaatacacaatttctgctcGAGGGACTTTTTCACCCAAGAAAGTCCACTGGTTGGTCATGGCCGAATGAGATCCGCTTGCGGAATCCATGAATCAAAACTGGGAGGATATCCTTTCCAACGCACTTTGACTtctgaaatgactttttttcCCACACGCCGCTTTTTATACCCTAAGATTTCTTCCACTTCATAgacatcatcgtctttaatcACTTGTTGTAATTCCTTCTCGTAAAACGTTCCTTCTAATTCTTCCCCGTGATCATCTTGAATACGATAGACGTTTCGTCCTGGCACTTTTCTAGAGATGGTAAACAGTTCTTTGGTCCAATTCGGtaaatatcctttttcaaaCGTACGTTTGGCTTTACTAATGCGTACACGATCCCCCACTTGCAAGCGACTCGTGGTatcggcactctgttttccataCAAGGTTTTCCATACGGTCAAGACATTCTTGGCATTGACTTGAGCAGGAGCTCGCCGGATACTGCGATGATAGGTATGATTGTAACCATACACCAGATCCCCCAAGACATCGACATACCGTCGTGTTTTATGACGTGTAAAATACCGCCACATGCGTGCTTTCAGCGTGCGTTGAAAACGTTCCACAATACTGGCTTTGGTTTCGGCATTACGGgtcgtaaagaaatgaatggatttgAAGGCTTGACGAAATTCTTTATTGGTAAATTCTTTTCCTTGATCGGACTGAATGCGCACGGGgcgacgtccctctcgaaaaatccGTCGTAAGCCTCGTATCATTTCTTTccccgttttctgttttaaaggcaCGACCCAGGCATATTTAGACAGCACGTCAATGGCACATAATAAAAACGTATACCCATTATTGTCTTGTTTCAAGCTGGAGACATCGGCTAAATCTAATTGCCATTGTTCATCCATATCCGTCACTCGTGTTTGTCGTCGCTTGAATTTCCTCCGTATCGGTTTATGCAAGGTATAGGTATCTTGAGCTTTCACCCATTCTCGAATTTGAGACAGGGTAATCTTGTGTCCTAATTGACGCACTTGACGATACAACGCCTGGACTCCCCCATACCCTGTCTTGGGATCGTAATACAGTCGCTGTAAGATCTGTTCTGCTTTCATGGTAGATTTAACCATTTTCCAATTTCACGTGATGTCTTTTTACTGGCCTCCCAGATATTTTTAGGGGTCATCATTCGTCTGGGAGTTTCATAGAACGATTGGTCAAAACCAGAGATTTCTTGAAATCCGCTCTCCTCTTCCTCTAGAGGTCTAGGCGTACTGATTTTCCCTGGTTTGTCCATGGCTTTTATAACATCCCGATTGTTCACATATCCTTTGGGAGCATGAGTCTCTTTTAACGCTTGAGCAAATTCCTCTAATCCCGCGGGGGGATCACGATGTCTTAAGGGTCTTTGTCGTTGGGCTTCGGTCATTAAATCCACAATATTGGAATCGGGAACCCTGCGTCCTCTATAGCTGATTTCTCCTTCTTTATTCCAAGTCACCACTTTGGATTTCTTGAGATGATCGAGTAATAAACCTGCTTTCTTTCGACCCGGTTTATTGACGCTTTTGATAATCTGTTCCTCCAAGTCATCGGATGCTGAGGCGGCTGTGGGTGTTGAGGCGGCACTGGTTGCAGTGGTTGGGGAGGATAGAGTCGCTGGGGTGGGATGTCgagcttgttgtaaatattgacgaTAGCGATGAAGTTGATGACCGTACAACCCCACTTTTTCTTTCTCGGTTAAATCATCTCGATGTTCAATCTCGTCCAAATCACTGCGTAAACCAATAGTCGAGGTAAATTCGGGAGGTTTAGGTAATTTGCCTTTTAATTCGTTGAGCATCGCTTCCGGTACCAATACCATTTTTCGACTCATGATTTCTTACAAATCTTGCCACACACAAACGAACCCAATCCTTTTTGGTGGATGAGTATACCTCGTCGTTTTTTCACGGGTTGAGTCCGGACTAAGCGTCTTAAGATGTGTTTCTTTCGACCCAGTTGTCGCTTCTGAGTAGGATTGAGAGGAATCACCCCTTTTAATAGATTTTacacaatctcacaaatctttaaaatgcagtCATTGGAACAATGTTTCAACACCTCTGTCTTTAATTTGTTGGAATAGTGAGGAGCCGCTAACGTCTGCAAGAGCGGTAAATGAGGTCGTAATCGACATTCACACTTCTTCGTATGAGCCATGGTAATGAAGGGTGGGGCACCTTACCCCTCCTTTTTATACCTAGTCCAGGACAACGGCACTCGGATGTTTAGGATCAAAACGCTTGTGATGGACGGTCTCTTCGTGACGATTGCGGTTCTCTCTCGCATTGAAGACCAGAgggcaaaatttacatttatatttcttttgcacCTGAACCGGTGTTGAGGTGGTTAAGGGTTGAAATTTCATGCTTCCAAAGGTATGAGCAAAACTCGGTAGAGCAGTATCACTGGTTCTGGAACTTCCTATAGGCCCATGCATGGgtcgttccattttcttttgagcTAATCCGGCTTTCAGATTGGCTAACGTTTTAGTGGCCTTGGGGGGAGTGGCCTTGGGAAACGGCATCTTCACAATGAGAGGGGTTTTCTTTGGAGCCCAATTGGGAAACGGATTCTTCATCCTGAGAGGTGTCTTCTTAGGGGATTTCTTAGGGGACTTCTTAGGTGTCTTCTTAGGTAAGCGAATAATGAGTTTAGGAATTCTCTGAGGTGATTTTTTAGCTTTCTTAGCCCGTGGTTTCTTGGTTTTCTTGGGTTGTCCCCCACGGGGCTTACGGCCTGTTtcccatttgaataaatgacggaTAATGGTCCCTCCTAAGAATCCGGCGCCTcctcgtttcaaaatggctttttTACGCTCTTCTTCATTGGACTTCTTATCGGCAATGACACTCAAGTCTTGTCGATGGGATTGAATGAACCGCTGAGTGATTTTATTGCCTGGTAAGACGCCTCGCAATAAATTTCGAGCGCCCATCGCAAACCAGTTGAGTAAGGCTCTACGTCCTAATTCAATGAGATGGCTCCgttgaacgggatcccgttcccgTTGTAAACGGCGTAACGTTTTGACTAATTTACTCTTCGCGGAAGGTCTACCCATGATGAAGACTGTCTTTCGAATGATACACCTGCCCATGATGTGACATTATTTATACTCTCGGGGGCATGTGCACAGCCAAGTTGGTAAAGAGTTGACTTCTTAATCTTAAATCGTCCGACGTCTGAGGACTCAAGTCCACTAGTAAATACCCGTGAGGTACACGGGTGGCGTCCTCATAGGCTGGAAGTAAATGCGGCATTTGTAATTGCCGACTTAACACCCCAATCTGAGATTTATCTCGAGGATTTTTAAACAGCACAAGATAGTGAGCATTCAGACTGATGGTACGATGTTGTACTGCTCGATCAAACAGATTTTGTGTGATATAAATGACACTGGTATTGCGATGATGAGCTTTGCGCGTAAACCAGTCGACAATCGATTCGATGGCTTTACCTcccatcatatcatcaaaaatgagtagatgacgcgtactgagatccgccactatCTGCTCATCGTCTTGAGGTATATTGCGGATAAAAGTGACCTTGTCCTGTAAGGATTCGTACGCGGACTGCCATTCTCGATAACACCATACTATCTTTTCGGGAGGCGGTGCAATCCACTGTGTATTTTGCACCAGTTGCTTGACAAATTCTGTTTTACCCGATTTAGAGGGTCCAGCCACCACCAtggtaaattcatgtttcaactGAAAAGGTTCAAGTGTCTCGTAGGtatacatcttgataaatgacacaagttcatgggatcatacatatttattaacaaataaaaatacgtACAGCTTGCTCAACACTATGTCTACAAATAGGACATTGTTTCAGTCCCGTAGCACATATAgcacaagtacataaatgaccacaaggtaaaaaagcaattctcaagtctcgttctaaacaaatgtgacatttctgGGTACACATTGGATTCCCTGCCGCGTCTAAGGGTAAGCCTTCCCAATCGCAACCACTGTCTTTAGCGCGGGCATAGGCATTGAAGGCTTGTCGTACCCATTGTTTACCCTTATTACACTTCAGGTAAGGACAGTGAGGATACCAATAAGCATGTTGTATCCAAGGATTGTCGACAGCTCCCCAATGGTGAAGTCCAAAGTTGCAATAAAAACAGCACGTGTTATCCCCGTACCCTTTGTAAAAGTATCCCGCTTCTGCAATGGTAGGTAATAGGTTCTGCAAGTGTTCGGGAGCATTTTCAAACGACGTTACTCGATCTGACAGTAGAGCATAACGTGGTGTACCCGGGTTATGTAGTGATTCGTAGTCCGTCATTTTGCCGACTGATGGTTTTCTCTAGCATGTCCTTTTTAATACCCGTAAGGCAGCGTGTCATAGTTATGAATACGTTGACGTTTATCATACACCATGCGGTATTTCTTCACCAGAGGAATGGTTCGCACATCATGTTGGCGGGTTCGTTGAATAAAGTGCGGATAGCTGACATggacttcttcttcttctccttttaacattttttccaacGTATCGAGAGACACGACTCTAGAGGCACGATAATTGAGTGTCAATCCTTTGACTTTGCAGACAGATTTTCCCCCCTGGGTCTCGTATGCATAATTTTTGGGCCCGCCCGACATGTACTTGATGATACGATCTCCACCCAATTCATCGGTCCAGCCGCCTAAACTGTTGATAATGGTCGGATTGAACTGGGTCTCGTCGTGCTGATAGATGATACTATCCGTGTCAAAGTATAAGACACGCTCTCCCAAAGGCTGTAACGTCTCGTACAAATGTAAACGAGCATGAGCTGTTGTAAAACACGCCAGCACCACGTTTCCAAAGGGACAGTcttctaaaaattcttctttctccTGATAATTGATCAGCATCATATCACATTCGGGGCGTTCACGATTTTCTAAGAGTTCGATGCCTTTGACTTCTAAAGTGGCATCTTGTAATTTCTGttgtaattcttcttcttccgtgAGATACAGGGATTTGGGTAATTGTAATCGTTGAGCAAATTTTCCccacaaacaatttaaaaagagtttggcaatggtTCTTCGGACCGGATTTTTCTGGATGTCTGCCGGATTCATGGCAATGCCTTCTCGTTGCTGAATTTCCTCAATGTAATGTTGCTGGTGTTGGGCTGTTTGACAATCCTCGGGGAATCCGGAagcttcttgtttaattttcaaaaaggtgttGATATACGCTCGAAATAAGTGGTCACTGGTTTTCTCAAAATGCCAAACTTCGTAAATGCGGTCGAGACGATAGCCTAGATCTAATGCTTTGTGAAGTTCGGTGGTCACCCAGGTGCCCGTGAGACTGCGTTCAGAATCGGTGTGCTGGCACCGCTCGTCGGGTCCTAAGTTGCGCTGTTCCGCACAGGTGCGGCATAAGGGAAAGAGTAATTTACCCCCGGTCTTGTAAGGTAATACGGGGTGATACAGCTCTCGGGGCGGGAGGACACGACAACGAATGAGCCCGAAATAGTCTCTGACATCGGTGAAATGGCTGGTGATGACTTGGGGATGTTGGACGGGAAATGGCTTGTATTTCAACACGTACGGGTACAGGGAACAGACATCCACGTATCGCATGTCACCCTCCTCACAATACAGTCGTGTAGCATTGGTCCGGCCTCCGTACAAAGCGTCACGGGGATTCAAAGGATCTTGTATATCGACTCCTTGTAAAAATTCCTGTAAGTCGGGATTGGTCTGGGTCTGACGATCAAACTCGTGTTCCCATATGCTCACGACTGTATAGCCTTGGTCTTCTAAAGCACTGGCTCGTTTTAAGGTGTCCAGGTAGAGGTCTTGATACGTATGCTGAACACGATGAGGATGCATGTCAGTCAACAGATTCGGGAAACAGGTGGGACAGCCGTGCCAGTAACAGCCATAGAATTCGTACACGATACGAGATTCCTCATCATACCCATCTACTGTATAGGGTCCAAGCGTGACTTCGCCCCCATTTCTAGCATGTCGTATGCAGTGATGTTGATGTTCTAGCCAGGAGAACCATCGACAAGCTTTAGCTGAATATCGTCGTGCTGGCCGGTAGCCCATATTGGGAATGATGGCGATGGTATTTTCAACCATGAATCCTCGTCGGTAGGCTAAATTAGCCGTGCTGGCAAACGTGATGGATTCTTGAAAGGGGTCTACTTCCACCAGATCAAACAGGGTGGACTTGAAATGGGCACAACACCGGCGTAAAATATCCACATCCGAGATGCAGTAAGCTAAGAATTCTTTCTGGAAATCAAAGACTTTGCCCTCTTGTTGATGGTACCAAGTATAGAAGGCTTCACGATTGGCGGTGGACATATCGTCAGGATTGTAGAAATGAGCGGCCGGGTAAGGACCCACATACTGCTGGTTCTCTGTCGTGTTGAAAAAGTGCGGGAAATATCCTTTTTTCAATTCCGTTAATCCGAAAGCAGAGGGCATCTTGGCAAGAGCAAAGGGTAGAAAGTTGTAAGAATCGATGAATCTCAACCCCAAGACTTGCATGGATAAGATTTTACTGCCGTTCAGGATGACGGTGGGTTTGATACACGCCGTGTGAAccaggtaattcaaaataaactgcCCATCGTATCCTTTGAAATTGTGGGCAATGATGGTGGCTTCATCGTGTTTGAGTTCCACATGGCCTTGCTCATCGGTCTCGCTCTGTAAGAGCCATTCCATAAACTGTTTTAACGTGTCGGGTCCTTGAAATAGGAAGCGGCGTTGTGATCCGAATCCTTCACAATGAGAACAGGGCTTGTCGATATCCACACTGTCGCAATGTTGACACACACGTTCTGCCACGCATAAATTGGGAATGTGAATACCGTTTTCCTGACTGCATTCGAAatcgtaataaatgtatattttcaactcctcttcttcttctttttctttcttaggtttggGTTTCGTCTGTACAAAGCAGTGATGAGGCATGGTGACGACTTTGTGACAGATGCGGCATTCGGTTTGACCCCCACACGCGTGGCGTTTTAATAATTTCTTGGACATCCATTTCTGACACTGGTTACAACGCCCCATTAAACTGCAGACCGTGGTCGTTGTATTACTGCTGTAGGGTTTTAAATGGTTCTGGTAACAAGCTGCATTTCtgaaaaatcccttacaatgaGGGCAATTCGTCTGAGTCCCGTCCGGGGTACAGGGGGTATCGGCTAAACAAAATGAGCATCGATGAGGACAGACGGTCCGATGATCTTCAATGTGACTGTAACCAACATCGCAATAATCGCAATAGTATCCGTTTTCCGTCACTCCAGGCATAGACACAATGGCATCGTAATGCTCGTTATCCAGCAGGATATTCAAACAAGTCCCGTACCCCGGTCCTTTGTAAATAGGTTCCAGTCGTAAACGAGTTGTATtcgttttgaattgaaatattttcaatcgatACTGTGGGGCGAGCGCGTGCTGTAATTGCTCCCATTCACGTGGCCCACACGGCTGGTTCATAACACACCCAGCTTGTTCCATCAAGGCTATCGCTTCTCGTTTCTGATCGAGAGAATCTTTATCCCCTTTTCTCATGCGTAACCATTTCGTTTCCCATGCCGGGTCGTTTGATTTCTGGCTGTGTAGACGTGCTACCACAATAGCCCGGGACAAGCAGAGAGAATCCTCAGGATTTTGAATGCGAACGATCGCTCTCTTGgaggttttgaatttttccttaTCCACGTGTAGATGTTTTTTCTTAGTGCACCCGCTGCCTTGTGGATATTTGACATGGAAAAAATCCATCTGCACTGCCCCGTCGGTGATTAGGAATTCCTTTTTAGATTGCTGGACGGATtctattttgttcagaattttgtCCTCGTTGAGCTGATTGGACTGCGTAAATTCGTACCAAATAGCTGAATCCAGAGACGGGTGCCGAATATTTAAACGTAGATAATCATTGGGATTGCACTGCATTTcctgtttcacattttttaacatatccCGGAAGAGCCGACGAATGAAGGCtgtattttctttctctggAATAGGTTTGAAAGCAACATTGTAGACATTTTCCTTGACTTTAAATTTCCGTGATTGACGTCCTCGTtccagttgaattttgtaataatccgAAATGAGTTTCTTTTTTCCCCCTCCCCGCTGTAAATACTGTAGTCGTCGTTGATTCTCTCTGCGGAGTTGTAATTCACGCTGCCGTTGTCTGTTCAGctgatcattcaaaaatctcaATCGCTGTTCAATATAACTCCGTGGAAGTCCAGTAGGTAACTTGTCTGACATGATGTCGAAAGTGACACCCAATGCACCGCGCGCCGCTTTATATATATTACCTGTAGACAGCGCTGGGTAAAACTAGGGACCGTGCCAGCTCTGGGGATTGTActattgttctttaataaacatgtcaacttaaaaccttgtgttattcttttagatttaatacactgttattcttttagatttaatacacaggatttcactggattttcagaaaaatagcaggaactcattccaggaactcaaagcgaaagtaccgCATCATAGACCAGCGGCCATAGGCCAGCCTATTCACCAGCTctacaacccctgctggggttgaccccgtcctagtgcactccgttgaccccgacaccgcttgaccaatcaaaaacgCCCTTa contains:
- the LOC130047345 gene encoding death-associated inhibitor of apoptosis 1-like, whose translation is MTDYESLHNPGTPRYALLSDRVTSFENAPEHLQNLLPTIAEAGYFYKGYGDNTCCFYCNFGLHHWGAVDNPWIQHAYWYPHCPYLKCNKGKQWLKHEFTMVVAGPSKSGKTEFVKQLVQNTQWIAPPPEKIVWCYREWQSAYESLQDKVTFIRNIPQDDEQIVADLTYEDATRVPHGYLLVDLSPQTSDDLRLRSQLFTNLAVHMPPRV